A region of the Acidobacteriota bacterium genome:
CCGAAACTAAACTCTAAAACAAAACAACTCAATTCAGATCACGCACAATCTGATAGGGTATGAGGGAGGAGGCTGGCTTGGGAAGAAAGAAGGGCTCGTACAAATTCGAAAAACGACAGAAGGAACTGAAAAAGCAGAAGAAGAAAAGGGAAAAGCTCGAACGGAGGCAGAACAGGGGCAACGGGTTCGATGACGAACCCCAGCCGTCTGTAGAGCTCGACCACCTCCTCGTCGAACCGGCCGACACCGATCCGGAAACCGATTCGGAGTCCGACTCAGAAAACTGACCTGCTTGTGATTCGGGCAGTCATCTTCGACATGGACGGGGTCCTGGTCGAATCCGAGCCGCTGTGGCGACTCGCCGAGCGTCAGACCTTCGCCGAGATCGGCCTCGAGCTCACCGATGCAGACTGCGAATCCACCATGGGCATGCGGACCGACGAGGTCATCCAATACTGGTACCGCAGGTCCCAGTGGACCGGCCCGACGCCTGCAGAGGTCGAGGCACGCCTCGAGGGCCGCATGCGACGCCTGATCGCCGAGAAGGCTACCGCGATGCACGGCGTCCACGAGAGCATTCAGATAGCGCAACGAGAAGGCCTCGCCCTCGGGCTCGCGACTTCATCGGCTCCCCCATTGATCGAGGCGGTGCTGGCAAAGCTCGGTCTCTTCGACGTCTTTGCCGTGACTCACTCGGCGGCCGAGGAGAAGTTCGGCAAGCCGGACCCAGCGGTATTCCTGACCACCGCTCGCCTGCTCGGAACCAATCCGAACGAGTGTGTTGCGATCGAGGATTCGCCGGCCGGTGTCCGCTCGGCGAAAGCCGCAGGCATGCGCGTGATCGCGGTCCCCCCACCACATCTCTTCGACGAGTCGGCGTACGAACATGCTGATTTCAAGCTGGCGTCGTTGGAGGAGCTGACGGTCGAGATGATCAAGTGACGCATATTTCGGATTTCGAATTTGTAATTTCGAATTTCCCGCCCACCCCACAGAACCTGCCGCGACCGAGCAAATCGAGTCGAGTGGGTTCCTCGACTCGGCCACTGTGTGGCATCGCTCGGAATGACACTTTGGATTGTCATTCCGACCGAGGGACCGAAGGGCCCGAGCGGAGGAATCTATGGACAATTCAGCATGCCGCCCAAACCAATCCACATCGGATGCGTGCGCAACAAACCTCGAGCGATGTTCACCCGCGTTCGGTGAGGGCGACGCCGGCGATCACCAAGATTGAACCGACCACCAGGTTCGTGGTGATGACCTCGCCGAGGTAGAGGGCGGCGACCACCGCCGTCATCGGCGGTATCGTGTACAGGTAGACACCTACCTTCTGCGACTCCGAGAGCCCGAGAGCCACGAAGTACAGCAGCGTCGCGAGGAACGAGCACGCGACGCCGAGGAAGGCGATCGCCGCCCATGCTTCGCCGGACGTATCCGCGAGCGAGAAGCCCTTTGTTCTTGCTTCCGTCCAGCCAATCGGAATCATGGTCGCCGCACCGAGGATCGTCACCCAGGCGGTCACGCGGAGGGCACCGAGCTCGTCCGTCATCTTCTTGCCGAAGACCGTGAACAATCCCCACATGACGATACTCGCGAGCACCAGCAAATCGCCCTTGACGTTGCCGAGCTCGAACGATGACAGGGTCTCCCAACCCATCACGACGAGCACGCCCGCGACCGCGACGAGAACACCGACAGCCTTGCGAAAGGTGATGCGCTCGCCAAGCAGAACTGCCGACAGCAGAAGAATCGTGATCGGTCCGGTCGTGGTGTAGATCGATGCGTTCGAAGCGGTCGTGTACTGCAGGCCCGCGGTCTGAGTTCCGTAGTGGAGGCTGGTGCCGAAGAGGCTCAGGAGAAAAAGCTGCCCCAACCTGCGGAGGTCGATCCGTTCGGTGCCGCCCGCAGCGACAATCCAGGGAAGGAAGCAGAGGGCCGAGATCAAAAGGCGCAGGGTGACGACCATCAGCGGCGGCACCGTCTCCAGCGCCACCCTGGTGGCAACGAAGGATATCGCCCAGAGGAACGCCGCAGTCATCAGGGCCAGGCGGGCACGGGTTGGCATGGGAAGGGAGTTTAGCTGAATTAGGAATTAGGAATGAGGAATTAGGAATGAGGAATTAGGAATGAGGAATGAGGAATGAGGAATGAGGAATTGCCGCCCACCCGTCCGCGTACTTCGAATTGCGGATTTCGAATTTCGAATATCCCGCTCACCCCACCTTGTCATTCCGAGCGAGTGACGACCGAAGGGAGGAGTGAGTCGAGGAATCTATGGGGCGGGCAGGAGAACGCTCTCGGCATTCCCATAGATCCCGCAACTCGATTCGCTTGATCGGGATGAATTTCGACAGTGGATGCAGAGGAGAAAAGGGGGAAAGGGGCCACAGCCGGTCTCCTCTGCTCCTTTTCTCCTCTTCTCCTTTTCAATACTCTCGAACGCTCTACCCCTCGGAAGTTATCGGTCGCCGTACATCTGGTCGGGGGTGAGGGTGTCGGGGAAACGGTCGCGCAGCGTCCGCCGCGCCTCGTAGCACAGGTGGCACGCGTCGGCATACCCGTCCTCGTGCGGCAGCCCGTATCGGCGCACCAACTCGGCGGGACCACCGACCAGCAACGGTCCGATGACCGGATGACCGTCCGGATCGTAGGCCTCACAGATTGCCTTCAGGGTCGACGTGAAGACGTTCCCGATCGAAAGGCCCTGGCAAATGTGAACGTTGCCGAGGGGATCGAGGTGGACCCGTCCGGGATTCCGGAAGTCCTCGCTCGGACATTCCGTGAAGCTTTCCCAGGACTGGCGTGGGACACCCTCGATCAAATTCACCGCTGCCCTGCCGCGAAACTGCACGGCTGATTCTCCAAGCGGCAGCTGACCCACGACCGAATCGGCCCCTGTTTCCGGCTGGGCGATGCAGATCGTGCCGACCGGAATGCCGAGCTGTTTCGCGGCCTCGGCGGCATTGCGTGCCGTGCGATCCATCTCGTCCGTGTGATGGAATAGGTCGTTCGAAACCGACAGGTCCTGAACAAGTCCCGCAAACGGACGCAGCCATTCGAGAGCGTCCCGCACCTCGGTCGCCCAGTACGCGTTACTGACCAGGCCGACCTTGAAGCCGGCGCGGGCCGCTGTTGCGACCGCGTTGACCAGTACGGGCTGGTAGAGAAATGGCTCCCCGCCCTCGAAGTAGATCCACTCGACCGTTCGCAGCTCCTCCGCCTGGGCGAGGATCTCGTCGAGCTGATCGAGGGTCAGGGTGCCCTCCTGATACGGGCTGCCCCACGCGAAACAGTGGTCGCACTCGTAGGTGCAGGTATAGGTGAGGAGGATGTGGACGCCGGAAAGATGAATGGCCATCATTTGCCTCCAAGGAGATCATACGCCCGCTCGTTTTTGCGCATTTCGAATTTCAAATTTGAAATTTCGAATTTCCCGCCCATCCTCCCTGGGACATGAACGCGAAGGGATTGTAGGGGCGCCATACATGGCGCCCTTGATCATTCCGGGCAGAGTTCATCGATCACGGGCGCTTACCGGTTCGTAGGGGAGGGGTTTATCCCCTCCCGCAGTCCTTTCTGCCGGGTCCACGGTCTGGATGAAGGTTTCCCCGATTTTTATTGCTCGTGCAGCGATTCGCGTGGGGAATCGCCGTGCGATACTCTGTGCGTAATGGAATACGAACAGCAGTACCCGGAGCCGCAACCCGAACGCCGTGGGCTTTCAATATTCGGTTTCCCCCTGCGGATCGACTTCTTCTTCTTCATCAGCGCGTGGCTGATCGGCGGCCGGCAGGAACCGCAGTGGATGGTGGTGTGGGTGGTGGTCGTATTCACCGGGGTGCTTGCGCACGAGCTCGGTCACGCGTTTGCCGGACGGAAACTCGGGCTCGAACCATGGATCCGCCTGATGGCGTTCGGCGGCATGACCAGTTGGATGCGACCGCGCCCGCTGACCGCCGGCCAGCAGATCATGCTGAGCGCCGCCGGTCCCGCGGTGGGGATCGCGATCGGCGGTGGTGGGCTGATCCTGACGCGTTTCCTTGCCGGCGCGCCACCGGCCGTGATGACGGTGCTCCATTACGTGGTGTGGGTCAACCTGGGCTGGGGCGTCCTCAACCTGTTGCCGATACTGCCGCTCGACGGTGGTCACATCGCGGCGTCGATCGCAGGATCGGTCGCCGGCCGCAACGGCCTCATCGCTGCCCGCGTGTTTTCGATCGTCCTCACGGTCGGCTTCGGCCTGTGGGCGCTGGTCTCCGGCCAGTGGTGGATCGCGATCCTCGGCGTCGTGCTGACGATCGCCAACGTGCAGGCCCTGCGGGCGGAAACGGCTCAGCGCTGAGCGGATAAGCCCCATCGTGCCGATCTGCATTACAATGAGCGCCTGCGCCGCCCTGGCCCGGTCTTCTCGCCGGGTTTCGTGACGAGGACGGCGAAGGATCACCAATGTACGAGGAGTTCTACGGTCTCAAGGCCCCGCCGTTCAACATCACGCCGGATCCGGCCTATCTCTTCTTCAGCCGTCGTCACCGCCAGGCTTTCGAGCACATTCTTTTCGGAGTCACCGAGCGTAAGGGTTTCATCCAGATCACCGGTGAGGTCGGCGCCGGAAAGAGCACCCTTTGCCGCAAGGTCCTGGAAGAGCTTCGCGACGGATACTCTACGGCCCTGATCCTCAACCCGGTAATGACGCCGATCCAGCTCATGCGCTCGATTCTGCGCGAACTCCAACTGAAGGACACCGGCAACGACCGAGTGCGGCTGGTCGAACGCCTCAACGAGTTCCTGCTTGAAAAGGCCCATGCCGGCGAAATCGTCGTCCTGTTCATCGACGAGGCGCAGGACCTGTCGGACGAGCTCCTCGAACAGGTCCGCCTGCTGTCGAATCTCGAGACCGATCAACACAAGCTGCTGCAGATCGTACTCATCGGCCAGCCGGAACTGCGAGACCGCCTCGATCGCAACGAGCTTCGACAGCTTCGTCAGCGAATCACGGTTCGATATCACCTCAACCCGATCGACCGAGGCGAAACGGTGGCCTACATTCAGCATCGCCTGCTGATCGCCGGTTCCAACGGGCGGCCGTCCTTCACCCGTCCCGCGTTGCGTGCCATCCACCGCTACTCCCGTGGCGTGCCGAGATTGATCAACGCCGTCTGCGACAAGGCGTTGCTCTGCGGATACGTCCAGGGCCGTGACCACCTCGGTTGGTGGCAGGTTCGCCGTGCGGTTCACGATCTCGAGGGACAGGGCTGGTGAGCCTGATCAACGAAGCCCTGCGGAAGGCGCGCCAGGCGGCCTCCGAGCACGACCAGCAACAGGCTCAGGAGGCATCCCGTCCGGCGAAGGCGTACCCGTCGCGGCGTTCGGGGCGACCCGGCGGTTCGCTGCCGACGATCCTGATCGCAGTTGTAGCGGCGGCCGTCGGCGCCGCAGCGGCGTGGTGGATTCTCGGAGCGGACCAGAATTCGCCGACAGAGGTCGCGCACGGGGCGGTACAGCCGGCCGTCCAGACACCACGGATTGAAGCGCCCGAACCCTCCCCCACTCCGAATATGGAAGAACCGAGACCAGTGGTCGCCGACACGACCGTGAAGCCGGCGCCGACTCCGACCACCGAGCGGGTCGCGGTGGCAGGCGAGTCGCAGCGGCCCGATTCCGAGGCGACTCCACCCCAGCCGGAACCCACAACCTGGGAGACCGCCAAGCCGAGAATCGGGCCCGATGGCGAGCGGATCTTCGTGATGGAGGCCGATGTCGGTTACGCCACCCTCAGCCTCGGCTTCATCGTCGCCCGTCCCGACAATCCGTTCGCCGAGATCAACGACACCGAGGTCTACGTCGGTTCCGAGATCAACGGATTCGTGGTCGAGGCGATCGAGGGGGACCGGGTCGTGCTTCGCGACGACAACGGCGTGCTGGTTCTGCAGACTCCGTAATGATGTCTAGCCCGGGCTAGGGTTTTCTGCTTCTCACATCAACTGGCGTCTCGCGCCGTAACCCGGTAACGGCCGTCACGATGGTCGCTCGACCTGATCCATCTTTTCCGTGATCCTCGCCTCTATCGCTGCGAATTCATCGCGCAGGTGATTCTGGAAAATCGTGAAGGATTCGTCGGCCAAGAGGCGTTCATTCACGAGGTCCGAAAACGCCCTGTGACGTACCTCGTCGAGGGCATCACGGTGGGCGATCAGCTGCTCGAGGTCGAGCGACGCTAAATCCGTGGTCTGTCTGTCGACCTCGAGAAGGTAGGCATCAATCCGGTTTTTCATCCTGCGCCGCATCCACTCACGGAACGCAATCGATCCGGAGTACAGCATCACCGCCAGGGTCAGACCGAGACTGAGGGCTTCCGCATACTTCACGAAAAACCCGGGTTCCTCCCGGTTGTAATAGGCGATGGCTCCCCGGTGGAACGGCATGACCGTTTCGGACGGGCGATAGTCCTCACGAATCTTGCGCGCCACCGAGAGGTCGGCTCCGTCCAAACCGGTGGCGGCCGCGCGGTATTCGAATACGGCGGAAGTGATGTCGCGTACGAGCGTCTCGTCGAGGGTGCGGCGGGCGATCAGCATCGCCGACACATTGATGGTGCGCACCGGTTTCAGGGGCAATCTCGAATAGGTTCCGCGCGGAATAGTCGTGCTGCGGATGCTCGGGTAGACGAGAGCGAGGGCG
Encoded here:
- the hxpB gene encoding hexitol phosphatase HxpB, translated to MIRAVIFDMDGVLVESEPLWRLAERQTFAEIGLELTDADCESTMGMRTDEVIQYWYRRSQWTGPTPAEVEARLEGRMRRLIAEKATAMHGVHESIQIAQREGLALGLATSSAPPLIEAVLAKLGLFDVFAVTHSAAEEKFGKPDPAVFLTTARLLGTNPNECVAIEDSPAGVRSAKAAGMRVIAVPPPHLFDESAYEHADFKLASLEELTVEMIK
- a CDS encoding DMT family transporter; protein product: MPTRARLALMTAAFLWAISFVATRVALETVPPLMVVTLRLLISALCFLPWIVAAGGTERIDLRRLGQLFLLSLFGTSLHYGTQTAGLQYTTASNASIYTTTGPITILLLSAVLLGERITFRKAVGVLVAVAGVLVVMGWETLSSFELGNVKGDLLVLASIVMWGLFTVFGKKMTDELGALRVTAWVTILGAATMIPIGWTEARTKGFSLADTSGEAWAAIAFLGVACSFLATLLYFVALGLSESQKVGVYLYTIPPMTAVVAALYLGEVITTNLVVGSILVIAGVALTERG
- a CDS encoding radical SAM protein yields the protein MMAIHLSGVHILLTYTCTYECDHCFAWGSPYQEGTLTLDQLDEILAQAEELRTVEWIYFEGGEPFLYQPVLVNAVATAARAGFKVGLVSNAYWATEVRDALEWLRPFAGLVQDLSVSNDLFHHTDEMDRTARNAAEAAKQLGIPVGTICIAQPETGADSVVGQLPLGESAVQFRGRAAVNLIEGVPRQSWESFTECPSEDFRNPGRVHLDPLGNVHICQGLSIGNVFTSTLKAICEAYDPDGHPVIGPLLVGGPAELVRRYGLPHEDGYADACHLCYEARRTLRDRFPDTLTPDQMYGDR
- a CDS encoding site-2 protease family protein; amino-acid sequence: MEYEQQYPEPQPERRGLSIFGFPLRIDFFFFISAWLIGGRQEPQWMVVWVVVVFTGVLAHELGHAFAGRKLGLEPWIRLMAFGGMTSWMRPRPLTAGQQIMLSAAGPAVGIAIGGGGLILTRFLAGAPPAVMTVLHYVVWVNLGWGVLNLLPILPLDGGHIAASIAGSVAGRNGLIAARVFSIVLTVGFGLWALVSGQWWIAILGVVLTIANVQALRAETAQR
- a CDS encoding AAA family ATPase, whose amino-acid sequence is MYEEFYGLKAPPFNITPDPAYLFFSRRHRQAFEHILFGVTERKGFIQITGEVGAGKSTLCRKVLEELRDGYSTALILNPVMTPIQLMRSILRELQLKDTGNDRVRLVERLNEFLLEKAHAGEIVVLFIDEAQDLSDELLEQVRLLSNLETDQHKLLQIVLIGQPELRDRLDRNELRQLRQRITVRYHLNPIDRGETVAYIQHRLLIAGSNGRPSFTRPALRAIHRYSRGVPRLINAVCDKALLCGYVQGRDHLGWWQVRRAVHDLEGQGW